In the genome of Streptomyces sp. 846.5, the window GCACTGGGCCTGTCGCAGGCGGAACTCGCCATCCGGGCCGGAACCGGCCAGGCCTTCGTCTCCCGGGTGGAGTCCGGCAAGACCACGCCCACCCTGCCCGTCCTGCAACGTCTCGCCACGGCACTCGACTGCGACCTGGTACTGGACCTCGCACCACGCCGGTGACCGTACGCGCCGGGGGCGGTCAGGCGCCGGCTTCAACCTTGCCCGGGTCGTTGGGGTGGGACTCCAGGGGCGTGACCACGGCGGTCATCCAGGGGTGGAGCGGAAGGCCGCCGAGTACCTTCTCGTGCAGTTCGGCCTCGTCGTTGGCGCGCCAGATGCCGAGGCTCCGCAGTTCGCCGACGGGACGCCAGAGCCGGAACAGGTGCCCAGTGGCG includes:
- a CDS encoding helix-turn-helix transcriptional regulator, whose product is MTAADLIRARRTALGLSQAELAIRAGTGQAFVSRVESGKTTPTLPVLQRLATALDCDLVLDLAPRR
- a CDS encoding muconolactone Delta-isomerase family protein, which translates into the protein MQEFLVELTTTIPEGTDQAEVDRRRAAEAVHAKELAATGHLFRLWRPVGELRSLGIWRANDEAELHEKVLGGLPLHPWMTAVVTPLESHPNDPGKVEAGA